The DNA window TGAATATTTCATCGCTGAACGCGGGGGTGAAACTGACCCAGTAACAGGTtctctttttaatttttctaagcAAACATTTTCCCTCGCGACTTTCAGCAGCATGCCAaaacctctctctctctctctctttctttctctctgcaTACCAAAAACCACGGATAGGGTTTCCTACAAGAGCTTAACGTCGGATAAATGTGTGTCCAAATTGTCGTAAGAACCGAAAGGACCGCGAATCTTGCGGATTTTACACGTGCGAAAAACTCCTCGAAGGGACGGAGAGTTAATTAGGATGGTTCATTGAGATACGAAAAGCTTTTTGAAACTAAAATCGGAAATACTGAAATTGGATGATGAAAAGCTTCGTTTTAAGTAGTTTTgtatcgttaaatatttattagacTTATTCGATTTCATTCCGTAACGAAGACTCGTTTTATAGTCGGAAGTCAGTAATTCAATATTGCCATTAAGTCTTGGCCATAATTGATATCGACACgatgttgtaaaattgaatattcaatgatgagagaataatgaaataaagtcTACCACTCAATTTGTAGGGAGAAAATATAgtgttttgaataaaacgaCCTATCGTAGATCGAATATACTAGACTTTTATCAACTTATTACAACGATTGGTAACTAAGCATCGATATCTAAGTTTTTTTATCCTCAAAAAACATGATCGTACGAAgagtatcgatttttggcaAAGCAACCTCTCTAAATCAAGTTAGTTACACTGCCTTCAGGACAAACGAATTCCCTTTGCACGGTGAAatggaaattgaataatttacggGTTAGCTGTGCACTGATTTTCCGCAATTTTACATCCGCAAGGGCGGGCGAGAGTCTGTAACTCACGTGTGTTCATGGGGTGAAGGGAATGGAAAAATTGGTTCTCGCTCCGAAAAAGAAACAGCCAGATCTTGAGATCGAGGTCCGGGTATTCGAATTTCCTTCAGCCTCGTCTTCGTTGTGCGAATGGCCGCGATAACTTTCGTTGTTTTACGCCCTGCAGCAGCCCGCGATTCTCTTCTATTGTACCCCATTCTCAGGAGgtcttttatacatataatacaacTAGATACAATTCACCCCGTCAAAAAGTTACCGCTGTACACGCGTACTGATCTTCTATATTGCGGCGGAAAAGTTTCCGATATTGCTCTCCCCCCCTTGAAATGTTTCACGTATTAACACCGAGGCAGAGAGATGAGAAGAAAACTTCTTTTTCATCAAACTTTATATATCTTGCTGCCGAGAGAGCAAAACTACAAGTAGGCAGAGCCATGTTTACAACGTGTGTATAGCGAATAGTTTCCGTGATGTGCCATATAGGGGCCCCTAATTGTAGGCAAATCAGGTTACATATCCACTCTGAGCGGCTCCGATGCGCGATGCTCTTTTGTTAGCACGCGACTGATGTCCCGGCGAAACTCGGAGCTGCTCAGAGTGTATAAGTACTCTGATTTGCCTACAATCAGGGGCCCCTATTTGAGccacgagaaaaaaattgaaaggtaATACATTTTAAGTATGAATCCGGAAAATTGATCTAAGGGTAATTCGATGACGCTGAATCGAATGGTGATGGTAATTTTGCAATCAACCCCGAGATCGTTGTAAAAAAAGGGTTAAATAGTTTAATTTGGAACCTGATAACttcatcaaaaaatatgtcaaagaaaatttgttgGGGAATTAGATCAAGTTTCCGTATTCATACCAAAAATGTACAccttttgttttgtttatttactgGTTTAATTGGCGCATCACGAAAATAACTCTGTATAGGTTGTAAAGCTCACAGATCGTTTGAACGCGGGCTAATTCGAAAGTTCTGGCACTTTTGGGTGTTTTTGTGCAAAAGGGTTGCCTGAGGTCTAAATAtgcagagaatttttttttttcgaaatcggATAAGGAGCTGTTCTAATTTGCTCgccaaattttaaaaattaaatgatttttcgaagaaaattcttttccagGTGCAGAGTTATAATAAGTATTTAAAAAGTATGTACAAAGAATCAGAAGTGCCAGAAGTTTTGGAGTGGCCCCCGTTCAAACGATCCGTCAGAGGTACCCACTAATTGAGCCGGGAACTCGCCGGTTTTGTGACGTAACCCACAGATTCGTATATTGTTGTAGGTACGCGCCTACCGCTGCTCTAATATCGATTCTGGAGACTGATGATACTTCTTCGGACCTCGAGGAGCATCGAAAGGCGATACAGCCGATTTGGCAGCGACGCAATTCGCTTCTAGGCTCCAGTCAAGAACGAATATTCGAGGAGTAAACGTGTTGCGTGATAACAATTTAGCCACGTATTTCAAAGCGAATTTTCACCTACAATCTGGATTATTCCCACAAGACGTCTTAAATCCTCTCAGAATTCATCCAGCACCTTCGAAATTTTCCTCCTAATATCCGATACGTGCAGTGAATTGTggataaacattttcaatcaACGTGTAACGATTATTCATCACGTGAATTATTATGTCTCACACGAACTGCATGAAACTGTTTTGGTGAACAGAACTTCggtgttattgtttttgttttcgtatcCACTTTGAGGCAAATTAGAATTAACTTTTCATATCTATATATTTGGGAAGGCGGGTATCGGGGGGTTTAAGGTTGAAACATGGAATGGCAAACTAGCGGCGAGGTGAACAGAGCAGTGACCATCTGCGACTTgactttttttactttttataaaCGTGCACCGTTGCCGTACATACTATTTGTTTTACCTGCAAATGAGAGCTGGCAGAGCAGGCACACAGCAGCAAAAGTGCTGGGAAAGGCAGCTTGTTGGATAATTCATTCCCCTCGTTAAACGTGAACGTTAAAAAAACCTTCAGTGCATTCATGTCTGCAGTGCTGCATCCTGATGAAGTATATGCACATGTATAATACAGATATCTAgggtatgtatacatataatacggTGCATTATACGAGCAATATCCGAAGCTGCAAGATGTATTCCAGCAGTTTTCGATCATACTTCGATTCCTCGTAACTTTTCGAGATAAATCATAGCTATATCACTATATCACGCAGGCCACCGGAAAGGCTTGATTAGATTTCCTTTCAGTTTTAGAATTCAGCGCGCGTGTTCCTGCTCAAACATTTAACAGTGCGGAATTAGCTGCAGGCTGGGAAAATTACACGCGTTGCACGTAACTCGAAATGGCATTATTGCGATGCAGCTGGAACCGCAACAACGGCGGCTGTGAAGGTATCAGCGTTATTgctaattaaaaattcaggaTAATAGTTGGAAACAGCGGTTACACCGCGATGCGCGTACAAATATGGCCGAAGTTGGAGGATGCGAGCTTTCTAATCCGAAAAATTGTGTTGCAGCTGTTGACGGTTGATCGTCGCGTAAACAGACCTATTAGTACTGTGTGATTAATCTATTAATCGCGTAATTGAGTTTTTTGATTAATCGTTTTTCTgagtaatcgattaatttattAACTTATTTAGTCAACTAATCGAAGTCGCCTTACAATATGGAAAAACTATTAACCGTAATCgttgattaatcgatcaatcggaaaatcgattaatcgcatAGCACTAAAACCTATGCGTTTCGGAATTATTGAAGCGACGAATTTCCTACGAAAACGTACAAAATGTATAGGAATTAGAATTCGCAAAGAGACAACTCGAAGTAGACTACAGATAGAAGCCGAGAACTTTCGGCCGACACGTGCCAGCGGTGGGCAATTAAGACTGCGAACCAGTTTCTAATTAAATACCAAAATACAAGGGTCCTTTCGTCCCGTTCTGAATGCCTTTGAGATCGTTATAATCAAGAATCAACCAGACACTTGAAAAGTTTCCGAATACATATCAGTGCCCGCAATCCTCGGTGTCTATTCATTGAATCGCGTCCttgttttcaataaatcgAAGTAAGAATTTATCGAGCGATTCTCTTTCATCGACAAGTATACGCGTCACACAGGCGTTATTCGCCCCGAATCGGTAGactcttcaaatttattatgtTCGAACAATAAGATCCCGAGGGAGTTTTCAATCGGTTCTCCTTAATTCCCGAAAGCTTTATAATGTGGCTTTGAGAGATTCATAATCAGCCGCTTTGTTCTTCTTGAAAAGTCCAAATATTCTTAATTGGTTTCTTTTGACGATTCGACCTCTTTGTTCATCCGGCTCGAAAGTCTCGACGAACCGATTCAAATTCTTTGTAGATTTTaggtgaacttttttttaaaaattttttttcttagccACGCTCCTTGGGCAACTCGAGTGTTTGCTTTTCCTCGCATTGTTCGGAATCAAAAGAAGCTACCAGGCTACGGCGGCTGGTTTGACATCGAGCTCCATCGTCAAACTTTTACAACCCTTCACAGCGACCTTGCGACCCACTGCTTGTATTTTCTCTCTGGTTGCGGCTCCCGGTTTATGTGGGAATAAATATGAACGTGAAACAGTTACAGGATCATTCGGTAAGGAAGGAAGATTGAGGATTTTAATGGGACGCAGGAGCATCCAATTTTCCGCCAACACCCGGGCTCACTTATGGCGGGACATTAGGGGTTTAAGAATGCGTCCCTTTAACCTTACATTTCACGTTAGAATGCGACGCAGGGTGTGGCCGAGCAATATGGCGACGATAAGAGTAGTCAGCTGATCATTTTGTGCAAATTATGAACGTATCAGCTCTCGGAAAATCTCGTGCAAGTGGCTCAGCTCTTCTTTCGTTGCGGCAAATTCATACCGAgtaaaaaattcgatgatAAACAACTTTTATCGTTAAATACGACCAACGAAAGTATGCGCATTTTCTGCCACAAGATGGCGGCTTACGTTACAGTAATACAATGATCGTAAAATATGTCTGCGATATGATATTACCAAAAccttgatatatatatattagcaTCGCAATCATTTCACTTTCAAACTAGAGATGACAAATCACGGCGTaccttttttcgttttctttttcactcttaCCGCGGGGCAATTTTGTCGTCGATTCAATTCAATCTTCAGCGCGCAGCTGTCGCACCGAAACTGCAAAAGTCTAGGcgaatttgaatgaaaattgtgcTGTAGGACGCCGAGTGAGCCGGAATGAAGAAACGTGAAAGCTCGACACCCACTCGGGCTGCACGTCAAGCGGGGAGAAACTCCGTGATACATGTTAAATCCCCAGATGTCACAGAGTGACGTCACAGCGACGATAGGGGGGAAAATTTTTAGGCGTCCAACTTTTATACTCTCCCAAAATTAGCAGCGTTAATCCACTATAGCGGCTGGCTAAAATATTGCGAGATACATGCTTTGTccatttataaatttcacaaaaattcgAAGGGATCGCAAGTTTCACCAGTTTTTTCAGtattatatcatatatttCGTGAATTTCGAtgtcaaagaaaattttatacgtcaCTGGTGTTTCAAAGTCTTGCAgggaaaaactttgaaaagtaTTTCCGGCCGACTTTAAAGCGAATAAAAAACTTCTAAACATCAAGACTTTGCAGTCAGAGCGGAGCATCGTTGcggcaaaacaaaaaatctgaCGGATTATTATCCATGGATCAAAGTTTCTAATTGTCTTATCAAACTTCTTAAGGATATCCGGTGTCAGTCTAGGCAGCACTTTGCGACAGTgatggattatttttattttttgcatgCTTTTTCATGTATCCTGGCTTCTTGCCAacggtttttcttcttcagagTTAATTACTGTTGTGATAGTACAGGATGCAAAGGTTCTTGCTGAATTCACTTAAGAGTTAATGAAACTTTGTTTCTTTGAAAGGAACCGCATATCTGAAATCTCGCTCGGcttattcatttcaatttggAATACAGAAGAGAAAAGTATCAGTTGATTGAATTGGTGAtggattttcaattatattatctCCACGTTTGGGGACAAATTTGTTCCGCgcaaagatttaaaaaaaatgatgtaagaatttttgttcttctgTTATGATCAAATACTTTGCCCAAGATTCAGTAATTaactgtctttttttttttaagggaCTGAACCAAAACTTTTGCAACataaaggaatgaaaaaaatgaattttagtatcaaattcatttttataatggAATTCTTTATACATTtctgtgaatatttttataatataaatcaattatttctaatttgtGTAACGGTTCAATAATGTTCACTTTACAACGCTTTGATAAAGTTTGATCTTTAGGCATTTTGAACAATTATATGAATGCATAACAAAGGCACATATAATACGTAGAAAAGTTTTACACGTATACCAgttaattatcatttataaATCATCGCAACTTGACGCTCGCATATAGAATATTTCGTTTTTGATGATGGCACATGTGTAGCTTATAAAggctagaaaaaaaaaaaatttcacacttgTAACAGAAATGACGATAGCAAGCAGTTTAATTAACTAAAATGCTTCTGCAATACGTAACGTATAAACGCAGGTAAATTAAAATCGCGTAcccatacatacatacctttatatgcatacataggtatatatatttccCTAACGTACCAGCCGTTTAGGTCAGACGATTTAGCTGACTGcacaaaatattattgtcaGTGAAATTCCACTTCAAGCAAAAGACTGACTTATTTTGCTTGAATTTTTCtgagtgaaaattaaaaattttgatcgtGAAGATTTTTGGTTCggttaattgattaattgaatctCCTGTATCCAATTTATagtaaaataattagaaaatcgTAAAAGATATTGATTATAGTCTATGCCTCTGAACGATCAAATCTTACTTATATCTACTAGCAAGTTGTAgattatatagatatattattgGAAATAGTAGTGAAGTGGTTACTTGAAATGAAGTGGTATATTAGGCAGCGTTCGATGCCGACGTTTCATTTGGACTGAGGCTGTCCTCTTCGTCTTCGATGAGTAGCTCTTGTGGAAATCCTAAGTTCGCCGCTACCTCAGGCGTGAAGGGAGGCAGGTAAGAGTAGAGAGACACCAGCTCGTACTGACTTATACAAGTCAGAACCCATTCGAGCGGCACTGGCAATGCTCGACTCTTCTGCCGCCACTTATCTATTGAAAATAACATGTTCATTATCGATCAAAATTTTCCATGTACGACAACTCCAAGTTCTGACGGGTTTGATTTAGATAACAAAACGACAAACTCAAGAAGCGAGGCaaaaacaatataataatgtaaaacATTTAAAACAGTACAAATACTTACCTAAGACTGTGGGCTGTTGAGTATCAGTGTCGTACAAAATAACTTTGTACTTATTCCTTTCAGTGGCAAGGTCTTCCAAAGTTTGGAACACCGTACCGCCCGAGCTACCTACAAGATCCTGAAAAATATGATTCCGTTTGTTTCAGATAGATGTGAATGTCAGCTGAACAGGGCGAGATACAATGGCGATAAGATAAACTGTGGCAGATAAGCTGATTTCGTAAGTGGACACATaatatttggtaaattttcaCCGCTAGTACCTGAAGGTTGCTGACTGGAATTTCTGAGGTAGCCGCCATGCAAGTGAAGGCAAACTCGTCGAACAAGCCTGTTTTACTCAACCTCGATCGGCGTGGTCCAGGCTCATGCGTGTCACTGTCCACCACTTCGTAATCTTCCTCTTCGAGGAGCCTGTTCTGACTCGAAGAGTCCGTTACCCACTGATAACTGACTATCCATTTCTTGTGAGCAATGCCAAGGAGGTATTTCATTGTCCTCGCTGCAGAATCATCTTCTTCAGTTTTTACAATTACGTGGGTTACTTCAGGTTTGTAGTTCACGGTATAATCCGCGTTGTGCAAACGGGCAAATGCCTTCACATTCTCAATTTGAGGAAGTGTCAAGTTGCTGCAGACAAAGCATAATCTGCTCTCGCTCGCGCCCCTAGGTTTTGTCAAGACGGGTCGCgcaaaaagatttttttttggatcaaCTGATTTAGGAGTACTGTGAAACGAGAGCCGTGCAATTTTGGCAGCGCCGTGTTGGTCGGCTGATGATTTGCCAGCTCTTTCAACTAAAGGAGAAACGTTGGTAGCGGTatgcataaatttttgaaactttctcTGTATCGGTGTTATGTCCACCGACATGAAGCTTCTTCTCGAGACAGTCGACCGTTGCGAATTTTCAATGTGGTCGTAAAGGTCCCTGAAAGATATGTtggaataaagtaaaatttgtACGAAATCAGTTATTGCATTCCCTTTAATAGTTCGAATAAAAGATACGTAACTTACTTTTTTAACGCCTTAGTCTTTTCTGGTGTACGTTCTATTATGTCCTCACCCATAGTTTCCGAGTCGTCAGAGTGTGTCTGAATTCAAGTAAAAGTATCAAGAATGAATGTACGAGATATTAAAATTTGTCACGAATATTTATGTCTTTGACTATTACCTCAGTACAAGCTTTGACCTTTTGATTGTCCATAGCTaccaatgattttttttgagGCGAAATTTTTGTCGCTTTTTCATCAACACTTTTTTGCACATTGTTTCGACTgttcttttctctctccttgATAGATTTTGGCCTCAGTAAGTTGTTTTCGACTTCTTGGAGCATCATGTGATCTTGCGTTATGTTCATACAGTCGTGATCGAAGGACGATTGACAGGATTCTACGTCGCCATCTACCCTAGCACTTTCAACCGTATCATTTCTTTCGTTTGATATccttatatttttcacctttgaTGCTTCATGAGTTGTGCGGTTTGTTAATTTACTCGAGTCTCTGAGTAAAGTACCTTCCTTTCCCTTATCCTCCTCATTCTCTGACTCTCTTTCCGcctcattttctttatttgaattatacgAATGTCGATGAAATGTTACAGGGTTTCTATTTTGGAATGATTTGTTCTTTATCGGCGTTGAATTTCCTCTTGGTGTAATCACTCCATTCAATTTATCGCCGAGTTGAAGCAAACTGTCCATATTTTCggcaatttcatttttttccaccgaaaTATTTGACATGGCAGAAATAGCATTTTCACCacaagaattttcatttctttcagaCGGAATTCTGGCATCTTCAAGATCACAATTTGACCTGTTTCTCTTGTCTTTATCTGATGTGATATCTTTAGCGCTACTTTGACTATTGTTTAGAGATCCTTTGTTCACTTCGATAGCTTCTTCAACTTCATCACCACAGTCACGAGTGAttgtatttttctcattgACGACTCGATCTGTCACATCATGGTTCTCTGACTTTGATATTGAATCTGTGCCTTTCCTGGGCTTCCCATAAAACGCAGTTTGGTCCAATATCGGTAGACTGTCACTGCTCGACGATACAGGCGAGTTATcaatctgcaatttttttttctttgtagctTTGCTGCTAAATACTCCCAAAACTGAGTCATTTTTATTGTCAAATTCTTCCGACGAAAGATTCAGGTCTGCGCACCAGTTACTTGCTATCGCATGAATGTCGATGGAGCTTGGGGAAGGAGATCTCTTGCGTTTAGAATCTTGTGTTTCCTTGTTGGATGAGAAAACGACGCTAAGTTCTTCACTCGGCAGTGGGCTTTTATTGGCTTCCCAAGAAACAATTGGCCTAGCACCAATTAGAGAGCTGTTAGACCCGCTGGTTTTTGATGTTACTTCTGTTTCCAAATAATCATCTTGTAATTCTGGACTGGACATTTGACGTATTcttttgaatgtttttttcgtAGATGGTTCTTCAGCTCTGTTTTCCTTCTCGTGTGTTCCTTGTTGTTCCAGCGGTTGACTGGTTCTCAAATTAGTGCCAGGATTTGAGCCAGATTCTTGACTATActtcaattttcttacaaCTTTGTATTTGGCATTTGCCATCGGGGATTTGCTACCTCCCGAACACTTTCTCATACTTATTGGCGTTGCCTTTTTTACTCGAATTGTTTCACCGTCAGAATCAGAAGAAGTATTGCAGTAACTTCCGCTCATTTTAATCTGTAATTTCCGTTTCTCCATACTTTGTCTCTTAGATTCACTTGCGAAAGAATCCGATGCCCGTATTCTTCTTTTCGGCGACGTGTGTAATGATTTAGTATCTGAACGTGACGAGGGAGATCTTGACTTacttaaatttaataaacaatTAGGATTATCGGTAATCTTCGAAAGCAAAGAAgtttttgtagaaaatgtAGTTCCTAagctagaaatttttttttcctgtgtctgatcatttatttctttactgctaagaaatttttcttggcACGGGGTATCTTGGTCTTCCGAATCAGTTACTATCAATTTGTTTGCATAATTTTCGATCGCTTGAGCATATTCTTGGAGATCAGGAGATCTGCGTCTTTTTTTAACAGAACGTTCAGTATTGTCAACCGTAGGAGACTCCGTTGACAAATACTTGAGCTGTGAATCTTCTTTTGGAGACATCATATTCACCTTGTTCACAGTGTCGAATTCTTCTTCTATCAATGCGCGCTGCGTTGCAGGATCACTCGTACCGACTTCCTTAATTTGCGTTGCTTTTGATTTACTTGAGACACTGGAGACGGTCCGTGTTTCAGGAATTATCACATTGTCCAATGCCTCGCTGCTAACATGTTTTTTACAAACACTGCATACCATATGATTTGTTTGAGTCAGTCTAGAATTCGTCTGGGTCTCCACGTCGCACGTCGACACTTTTccagaacaaaaaatattctttaattCGTTTCGCAAAGTTCGCGATATAATCGAACCAAGGCGTAGAAATTTGACGTTACTTCGAGACCTGTAAAGTTTACCTCTCTTCAGCATGCTCACATTATGCTTACCGCTTTCGGAAGATAATCTTTTCAACACAAGATTTCTTTTCATGAAACCGCTGCACGATCTTATGGAACGATCCTTTCCCGTAGAAGAATTACTTTGGTTTCGCTGAGTTCCTTCCTTTGTTTCTTCGTCGTTTTGGTGAAATGAAACTCTGACAGAACTCATGCCAAGAATTGGAGATTTCTCATCGGTTCTCTGTTGTAATATCCTCACTGTGGATTCACTGGGACTTTTATGCGAAAGTCTAGAACTCGGACGACTGCCAGAAAGAGAAAGACTTAGCCTGGATTTCGGTCTCACGATTGATTCGATGCACGACGTTGTATCTTTTTCAGGTTCAATCTGCAGTGGCAACGAATCGTTGCTGTTGTTGTGGTTACTGTTATCAGATTTTCTCAGCGACGTTTGATTATTACGCAATTTAGTCGGAGATTTTTCTGGACTAAAACTGGAATTCTTGGATGTGTCAAAGTCTGTCTGCGTACAACTAACGCCAATTATCTCTTTTACTTGgcgtttgtttaattttggGAGATACAAAATTTCCTCAGTCTCCAGCTTTCTGTCAGATATGATGTGTGGCTTATTCTTGCCTTGTACATTGTTGCTATCGATCAGATTTTCACTACTTTTAGCATCCTCGATTTTATCATCATCTTCAGAACATTCTAAATCCAATGTCCCAACAACTTGCTTAGATGTACTTGGTTTTTCTATACTGATGTTCAATCGTTTGCGTTTTCTGACCTTGGCACTTGTTTCCTGTTCAAATTGCTCTAATTTACACCATGAACTATCCGCCGAACTT is part of the Neodiprion virginianus isolate iyNeoVirg1 chromosome 5, iyNeoVirg1.1, whole genome shotgun sequence genome and encodes:
- the LOC124304820 gene encoding breast cancer type 1 susceptibility protein homolog, translated to MNEFEVDTEVKRIAEAIASSRETLQCTFCRQLPNEAVSGKCGHPICKNCASKICGTRKAICPICKTILTRSSIRKVKAIDDAVKCLKRLIDAFETDSRTNFLSFNLIPTKQDKDPKPSTSGIVEHHFVTNQPQRSRKSSAADGIRRRATIDSGETLKITRRNSLHRNEDLTSMSNESNTTLGKGHASMVHGLLAKSEPLEPNEKVGLWLDSEEFDEQLVVVGEIEKPVIPLVPSIATTEVPDSASIDRPNSRMSLQSSRKTTSLTKKNRASSTPKKKKNGITYNTTREENMFDELCGKKVSEQPTQNRKVKIASSSADSSWCKLEQFEQETSAKVRKRKRLNISIEKPSTSKQVVGTLDLECSEDDDKIEDAKSSENLIDSNNVQGKNKPHIISDRKLETEEILYLPKLNKRQVKEIIGVSCTQTDFDTSKNSSFSPEKSPTKLRNNQTSLRKSDNSNHNNSNDSLPLQIEPEKDTTSCIESIVRPKSRLSLSLSGSRPSSRLSHKSPSESTVRILQQRTDEKSPILGMSSVRVSFHQNDEETKEGTQRNQSNSSTGKDRSIRSCSGFMKRNLVLKRLSSESGKHNVSMLKRGKLYRSRSNVKFLRLGSIISRTLRNELKNIFCSGKVSTCDVETQTNSRLTQTNHMVCSVCKKHVSSEALDNVIIPETRTVSSVSSKSKATQIKEVGTSDPATQRALIEEEFDTVNKVNMMSPKEDSQLKYLSTESPTVDNTERSVKKRRRSPDLQEYAQAIENYANKLIVTDSEDQDTPCQEKFLSSKEINDQTQEKKISSLGTTFSTKTSLLSKITDNPNCLLNLSKSRSPSSRSDTKSLHTSPKRRIRASDSFASESKRQSMEKRKLQIKMSGSYCNTSSDSDGETIRVKKATPISMRKCSGGSKSPMANAKYKVVRKLKYSQESGSNPGTNLRTSQPLEQQGTHEKENRAEEPSTKKTFKRIRQMSSPELQDDYLETEVTSKTSGSNSSLIGARPIVSWEANKSPLPSEELSVVFSSNKETQDSKRKRSPSPSSIDIHAIASNWCADLNLSSEEFDNKNDSVLGVFSSKATKKKKLQIDNSPVSSSSDSLPILDQTAFYGKPRKGTDSISKSENHDVTDRVVNEKNTITRDCGDEVEEAIEVNKGSLNNSQSSAKDITSDKDKRNRSNCDLEDARIPSERNENSCGENAISAMSNISVEKNEIAENMDSLLQLGDKLNGVITPRGNSTPIKNKSFQNRNPVTFHRHSYNSNKENEAERESENEEDKGKEGTLLRDSSKLTNRTTHEASKVKNIRISNERNDTVESARVDGDVESCQSSFDHDCMNITQDHMMLQEVENNLLRPKSIKEREKNSRNNVQKSVDEKATKISPQKKSLVAMDNQKVKACTETHSDDSETMGEDIIERTPEKTKALKKDLYDHIENSQRSTVSRRSFMSVDITPIQRKFQKFMHTATNVSPLVERAGKSSADQHGAAKIARLSFHSTPKSVDPKKNLFARPVLTKPRGASESRLCFVCSNLTLPQIENVKAFARLHNADYTVNYKPEVTHVIVKTEEDDSAARTMKYLLGIAHKKWIVSYQWVTDSSSQNRLLEEEDYEVVDSDTHEPGPRRSRLSKTGLFDEFAFTCMAATSEIPVSNLQDLVGSSGGTVFQTLEDLATERNKYKVILYDTDTQQPTVLDKWRQKSRALPVPLEWVLTCISQYELVSLYSYLPPFTPEVAANLGFPQELLIEDEEDSLSPNETSASNAA